A single window of Flagellimonas maritima DNA harbors:
- a CDS encoding JAB domain-containing protein has protein sequence MEHTVNEIQISYREKLGTLQSPSLSNSNEVAQLLFKNWDSNTIGVHETFKILLLNQSNKVKGIYPLSIGGISATLVDMRILFAIVLKTLSVGIILGHNHPSGEMKASEADRQLTRRIQQGAQLFDVKILDHIILAPDGQYYSFADNGIL, from the coding sequence ATGGAACACACCGTAAATGAAATACAGATCAGTTACCGAGAGAAGCTCGGCACCTTGCAATCGCCCTCCCTTTCCAATTCCAATGAAGTGGCCCAACTGCTTTTTAAGAACTGGGACAGCAATACCATAGGAGTACATGAAACCTTCAAGATCTTGTTGCTCAACCAGTCCAACAAGGTCAAAGGAATATATCCCTTGTCCATTGGAGGAATATCCGCCACTTTGGTTGATATGCGAATCCTCTTTGCCATTGTATTGAAAACCTTGTCCGTAGGGATTATACTGGGCCATAACCATCCTTCTGGAGAAATGAAGGCCAGCGAGGCAGACCGTCAGCTTACCCGAAGAATCCAACAAGGGGCGCAGCTCTTCGATGTCAAGATACTGGATCATATCATCTTGGCTCCCGATGGACAGTATTACAGTTTTGCGGACAATGGGATTTTATAA
- a CDS encoding type IV secretory system conjugative DNA transfer family protein, whose amino-acid sequence MEDIGWIQIMVALSFGSGISYAAIRFVKYGGAVVPLILVLLATINWALWGMEGLLKGLMLLWAPLLFIHTVIFGLVGSGDESQKESKVFQVKLKVRGRPLVLGNIRRGVSVIASAGSGKTESVIYGFLTHFQKEDFSGIIHDYKDFEITEMACPLWEDTKVPFHIVSFDPIYNRVNPIAPRYLPDEESVHEVSRVLLENLMELRDSDENSTSRFFKDAAEGLISGLIWRLKKDYPDYCTLPHLMALYQQLGIKSLIKFLRGNITSRAMADAFISGVGSERQTAGVLSTLANAIKKISTRKIFTVLSADEIPLDINNPENPAVIALVNNPQKDASLSPVIATIIHTISKQMSQRHRKPSFMLLEEASTLRLLNMHRIPATLRSYDIVSLYVLQDKIQNDMMYGEKASKAILSNLSYQFFGKVNNPDTAKYYERFFEIVKRPTRSVSKSSGLSLERRITEGEKEVSKRRAEVFFRLKQGEFVVFADGKDRKVRFPKPKISRELPKPLKVTEKDLEQHYLKVHGEIKSIFQ is encoded by the coding sequence ATGGAAGATATTGGATGGATACAAATTATGGTGGCGCTGTCTTTTGGGAGCGGGATTTCCTATGCTGCGATTAGATTTGTGAAGTATGGAGGTGCTGTGGTACCACTCATTTTAGTGCTATTGGCCACAATCAATTGGGCGTTATGGGGTATGGAAGGTTTGTTGAAGGGTCTGATGCTGTTATGGGCACCTCTTTTGTTCATACATACCGTTATTTTTGGTTTGGTGGGAAGTGGTGATGAATCCCAAAAAGAATCCAAGGTCTTTCAAGTGAAATTGAAAGTCCGTGGCCGTCCCTTGGTTCTTGGGAACATCCGTCGGGGAGTTTCTGTGATCGCCTCTGCGGGGAGCGGGAAGACTGAAAGTGTTATCTATGGGTTTTTGACGCATTTTCAAAAGGAGGACTTTTCCGGAATCATCCATGATTACAAGGATTTTGAGATAACGGAAATGGCCTGTCCGTTGTGGGAAGATACAAAAGTGCCTTTCCATATCGTATCCTTTGACCCTATTTATAACCGGGTGAACCCCATAGCCCCAAGGTACCTGCCCGATGAGGAAAGTGTGCACGAGGTCTCCCGGGTCCTTTTGGAAAACCTTATGGAGCTTAGGGATTCCGACGAGAACAGCACCTCCCGCTTTTTTAAGGATGCCGCGGAAGGGCTGATCAGTGGGTTGATTTGGCGATTGAAAAAGGACTATCCCGATTATTGTACCTTGCCCCACCTGATGGCCCTTTACCAGCAGTTGGGCATCAAGAGCCTGATCAAGTTCCTACGGGGCAACATTACCTCTCGGGCCATGGCCGATGCCTTTATCAGCGGGGTGGGGTCGGAGCGGCAGACTGCAGGGGTACTGAGCACCTTGGCCAATGCCATCAAAAAGATCAGTACCCGGAAGATATTCACGGTACTGTCCGCGGATGAGATTCCCTTGGATATCAATAACCCCGAGAACCCTGCTGTCATTGCCCTGGTGAACAATCCGCAAAAGGACGCCTCGCTCTCACCAGTGATCGCCACCATTATCCATACCATTTCCAAACAAATGTCCCAGAGACACCGGAAGCCCTCATTTATGTTGTTGGAAGAGGCTTCGACGCTTAGGCTACTGAACATGCACCGGATACCGGCTACTTTGAGGAGCTATGATATTGTTAGCCTTTATGTGCTGCAGGACAAGATTCAGAACGATATGATGTACGGCGAAAAGGCCAGTAAGGCGATTCTATCCAATCTGTCCTATCAGTTTTTCGGTAAGGTGAACAATCCCGATACCGCCAAATACTATGAACGTTTTTTTGAGATTGTTAAACGCCCCACACGGAGCGTGAGCAAAAGTTCAGGGCTGAGTCTGGAACGACGGATCACCGAAGGGGAAAAGGAAGTCTCCAAGCGGAGGGCCGAGGTGTTCTTTCGGTTGAAGCAGGGAGAGTTCGTGGTCTTTGCGGACGGGAAGGATCGGAAGGTACGGTTTCCAAAACCGAAGATTAGTAGGGAATTGCCCAAACCTTTAAAGGTTACGGAAAAGGATTTGGAGCAGCATTACCTAAAGGTGCATGGGGAAATCAAGTCGATATTTCAATAG
- a CDS encoding histidine kinase dimerization/phosphoacceptor domain -containing protein, producing the protein MKNCTVFLCILITSVCSAQSFDDARHKVDSILSYQNDGNGQAIKVRTLLELIEGYNVMQSDSVLYYAEILFELAEPEDFLQKAEANLELQRYYTERIILDKADKHNREALRLAKKARDSALMFRCEYTRIAIFFRKHEMDSIAIAIKDAEKLIDNAGDELQVAHFYQLKGLYLSNRNNLAKSLEQHLAALDIYKRHGAYRYTATAYDNIGNNYNSEGRFNEALEYYKAGLELNTKYNYPRKIVGSSLNVASTYTDLGEYLKGITLLMDIIPLAQELNANRQLAMIYNNLGYAYGKSGFQKLAIENYYKSLEMRDKLNDREGYVTSAINIAESYILSRDYSIAETFLVKAHATARTFKVYTQIPKILRLTAKIDSARGNYKQALKSFMASSALKDSLDNISDQATLEELRTKFEVREKESRIKELNLLNRANELAKTRSKYRNYTLLAILVCVIAGAMSIYLRLKTKSKLTARLAEKNEQIESSNMELTEKSSQLKDALAEREILIREVHHRVKNNLQLVTSMLNLQGGSSKNTEIQDFLEYSGNRIQAMALVHQTLYDNDDFRTIDFGIYLKNLVQAIYDSFYSKDSNITYDMDCQNLSLDIDTAITLGIIANELVHNAFKHAFTEDSRGHLQIHAYKKGTVLYLKFEDNGKGFSDTPRAESFGLDLVNILIEQLKGTIKSESNKTGTRYLITMQIRNRENG; encoded by the coding sequence ATGAAAAATTGTACAGTATTCCTATGCATATTGATAACGTCTGTTTGCAGTGCCCAATCTTTTGACGATGCAAGACATAAAGTGGATAGCATATTGTCCTATCAGAATGATGGCAATGGGCAAGCGATAAAGGTACGGACACTTCTTGAATTGATAGAAGGGTATAATGTGATGCAAAGCGATTCAGTCCTGTACTACGCAGAAATTTTATTTGAGCTTGCTGAACCTGAAGATTTTTTACAGAAAGCAGAGGCAAATTTAGAACTCCAAAGGTATTATACCGAGCGTATAATTTTGGATAAGGCCGACAAACATAACAGGGAAGCGCTCAGATTGGCCAAGAAAGCGAGGGATAGTGCACTTATGTTTAGGTGCGAGTACACCAGAATTGCCATCTTCTTTAGAAAGCACGAAATGGATTCGATTGCCATCGCCATTAAAGACGCTGAAAAATTGATTGACAATGCCGGAGATGAGCTTCAAGTTGCCCATTTCTATCAATTGAAGGGACTATATTTAAGCAACAGGAATAATTTGGCAAAGAGTTTAGAGCAACACTTGGCGGCACTTGACATATATAAAAGGCATGGAGCCTATCGTTATACGGCGACCGCCTATGACAATATTGGGAATAACTACAATTCTGAAGGACGATTCAATGAAGCTCTCGAATATTATAAAGCGGGATTGGAACTTAACACAAAATACAATTATCCCCGCAAAATAGTGGGCAGTAGCCTAAATGTAGCTTCAACGTATACGGATTTAGGGGAATATCTTAAGGGCATAACATTATTGATGGATATTATTCCCCTGGCACAAGAGTTGAACGCAAACAGGCAGCTCGCCATGATATATAACAATCTTGGATACGCTTATGGTAAAAGTGGCTTTCAGAAATTGGCCATTGAGAACTATTACAAGAGTTTGGAAATGAGAGACAAGCTAAATGATAGGGAAGGTTATGTAACATCGGCCATAAATATAGCGGAAAGCTATATTCTTTCACGTGATTATAGCATCGCTGAAACATTTCTGGTCAAAGCCCATGCAACGGCCCGTACATTTAAAGTATATACACAAATACCTAAAATTCTTCGACTAACGGCAAAAATCGATTCAGCAAGGGGAAACTATAAGCAAGCCCTTAAAAGCTTTATGGCATCTTCCGCATTGAAAGATTCGTTGGACAATATCAGCGATCAAGCTACTTTAGAGGAATTACGTACCAAATTTGAAGTCCGTGAAAAAGAAAGTCGTATCAAAGAGCTCAATCTTCTGAACAGGGCCAATGAACTGGCCAAAACCAGAAGTAAGTATCGCAACTATACATTATTGGCCATATTAGTTTGCGTGATTGCAGGTGCCATGAGCATATATCTCCGTTTAAAAACCAAATCGAAGCTTACGGCACGATTGGCCGAGAAGAACGAACAAATTGAATCCAGTAATATGGAGCTTACCGAAAAAAGCTCGCAACTTAAAGATGCCCTAGCGGAACGGGAAATCCTGATCAGGGAAGTACACCATAGGGTAAAGAATAACCTACAACTGGTCACGAGCATGCTAAACCTTCAGGGAGGCTCTTCGAAGAATACAGAAATCCAAGATTTCCTGGAGTACAGCGGCAATAGGATACAGGCGATGGCATTGGTACATCAGACCCTCTACGACAATGATGATTTCCGTACCATAGACTTTGGTATATATTTAAAAAATCTTGTTCAGGCCATTTATGATTCCTTCTACTCCAAGGATAGCAACATTACCTATGATATGGATTGCCAGAATCTTTCTTTGGACATCGATACCGCAATTACATTGGGCATTATAGCCAATGAACTTGTTCATAACGCTTTTAAACATGCATTTACCGAAGACTCACGAGGACACCTCCAGATTCATGCATACAAAAAGGGTACAGTGCTTTATCTAAAGTTCGAGGACAACGGAAAAGGTTTTTCCGATACCCCCAGAGCCGAGTCTTTTGGGCTTGACCTTGTCAATATTCTCATAGAACAGTTAAAGGGTACTATTAAATCCGAATCCAATAAAACGGGCACACGGTACTTGATAACCATGCAGATTCGTAATCGCGAAAATGGATAG
- a CDS encoding single-stranded DNA-binding protein, translating into MSTLRNKVQLIGNVGQDPVITNLENGKRVARLTMATNEHYKNNEGERVTNTQWHTVIGWGKVADIIEGFVTKGKEIAVEGKLTSRSYEDKEGNKRYVTEVVVSEILLLGGSE; encoded by the coding sequence ATGAGTACATTAAGAAACAAAGTACAGTTGATCGGCAATGTGGGTCAAGACCCAGTAATTACCAATCTAGAAAACGGGAAGCGGGTGGCACGTTTGACCATGGCTACCAACGAACATTACAAGAACAATGAGGGGGAGCGTGTCACCAATACCCAATGGCATACCGTTATTGGGTGGGGGAAGGTGGCTGACATCATCGAGGGATTTGTGACCAAGGGCAAGGAGATTGCCGTGGAAGGGAAACTCACCTCCCGTTCCTATGAGGATAAGGAAGGGAACAAACGCTATGTGACCGAAGTGGTGGTGAGTGAGATTTTATTATTGGGCGGTAGTGAATAA
- a CDS encoding response regulator transcription factor, which produces MDSKNILIVEDELIIARDLERILTTQNWNIAGICTTTGDAMEKISVYAPDLVLIDIGLKGRKDGIAIGRYLTLNTNIPFIYITSYTDRLTIDAVNTTLPSGYVVKPFRPVDIIMTVEITFARRDAVSIQKMNQLETPRKIPIDLENVAKYIRSNLNSQLTVNELYKMSSWSKHQFIRNFKKYLGDTPYQYILKCRIEKSKQLLRNTDMPISEIAVSVGFLNHSSFSTAFLKLEQRTAANYRDTFG; this is translated from the coding sequence ATGGATAGCAAAAATATTTTGATCGTAGAGGACGAACTTATCATTGCCAGGGACCTTGAACGCATCTTGACAACACAAAACTGGAACATTGCAGGGATCTGCACTACAACGGGCGATGCCATGGAAAAGATTTCGGTGTACGCTCCAGACCTGGTATTAATTGATATAGGACTCAAAGGAAGAAAAGATGGGATAGCAATAGGACGGTATTTGACCTTGAACACAAATATTCCCTTTATTTACATCACTTCATATACAGATAGATTGACAATAGATGCAGTCAATACAACATTACCTTCGGGATACGTGGTAAAACCTTTTAGGCCAGTTGATATCATCATGACCGTTGAAATAACTTTTGCAAGGAGGGATGCCGTTTCAATCCAAAAAATGAACCAGTTGGAAACTCCACGCAAGATTCCGATAGATTTGGAAAATGTAGCAAAATACATACGATCCAACCTCAATTCGCAGTTGACGGTGAACGAGCTTTATAAAATGTCCAGTTGGAGCAAGCACCAGTTCATAAGAAATTTCAAAAAGTACCTGGGGGATACACCCTATCAATATATTTTAAAATGCAGAATAGAAAAGAGCAAACAACTATTGCGCAATACGGACATGCCAATCTCGGAAATTGCCGTATCTGTCGGGTTCTTAAATCATTCAAGTTTCAGTACGGCCTTTCTCAAACTCGAGCAGCGGACCGCCGCAAACTATAGAGATACTTTTGGTTGA
- a CDS encoding SDR family NAD(P)-dependent oxidoreductase, translating into MDKIVLITGVSRELGLGYETAKQLKEAGYKVIATARDLAKVSVLADKIGVTAKELDITNDHSIRKLYNELQEKFGKIDVLINNAGSFFDQGGNPLTSNIEFIKDALDTNLLGAWRMIQAFHPLLKESDRPRIVNVSSGAGSFGDAVFGLAHHFSKVPVYGITKLALNGLTVKLASQFKDGSIKINSVDPGFTATYPGTEKWGARPVEESAKGIIWAATLPEDGPSGGFFKDGESIDW; encoded by the coding sequence ATGGACAAGATCGTTCTGATTACAGGAGTAAGCAGGGAGCTAGGCCTTGGATATGAGACAGCAAAACAACTAAAAGAAGCTGGGTACAAAGTTATAGCCACGGCGCGAGACCTCGCAAAGGTATCGGTGCTTGCAGACAAGATTGGTGTAACGGCCAAGGAATTGGACATTACAAATGATCACTCTATCAGAAAACTTTATAACGAACTTCAAGAAAAATTCGGTAAGATAGATGTATTAATAAATAACGCAGGCTCATTCTTTGACCAAGGTGGAAATCCACTAACGTCGAATATAGAATTTATAAAAGATGCCCTTGATACAAACCTCTTGGGTGCTTGGAGAATGATACAGGCTTTCCATCCCTTGCTTAAAGAAAGTGACCGACCGAGGATTGTAAATGTCTCGAGTGGTGCAGGTTCGTTCGGAGACGCAGTTTTTGGTCTTGCCCATCATTTCAGCAAAGTCCCTGTTTATGGTATTACTAAACTTGCCTTAAATGGTTTAACAGTAAAACTGGCAAGTCAGTTCAAAGACGGTAGCATCAAAATAAATTCCGTTGACCCAGGTTTTACGGCAACATATCCAGGGACGGAAAAATGGGGAGCGAGACCTGTCGAAGAAAGCGCGAAAGGAATTATTTGGGCGGCTACCCTTCCTGAAGATGGACCATCCGGGGGCTTTTTTAAGGATGGGGAATCAATAGATTGGTAG
- a CDS encoding RICIN domain-containing protein: MKNFTLSIIFILFLPISFLSAQQVLRLDANSSYIKGDGSGNQAWGPDITMNALKIDGTPGKLAFETQFEDDGFGVAGGRWLQIDYYRVYQDQEVNASEKLIIEFREPVTDVILQVGQLDPNEGYLRSPNNNCRDREGRTKIDESGMYTAYNGNNEIIGSDLLVPDNSIGGKIPGSAGGFNFEIKSSNDQPIKKIVLEATQWGGDNELVCLKYVNSYRDQKTNDSGNTENNSDFNVSAITYTKVDNNGLEEVSINQDAVIVSKANPGVVLQVDDADNRTSVLAEVCSNQGTVWTISDRGNGYHKIMNDFANKAMEAWARNPENGDDVTIYSSNNKNWQQWEIINVGDGYFKIKGRYNNRFITLNNTNVTVQDSNNQDNQLWQLIEPSEFECNATQENSAPVAVDDGAFFGNPDFTVSVGQTVTVPFSELLANDSDPDGDVLTIEAIETIRGGFPRIVGNSVEFTGISEGVGALFGYSINDGNGNTAFATVAFQVTEGISLGSESLSGNDLNISLGTGPIQWGDCTDISAITINGGPGELNLDNGRIGVRNGRFDKQLDYDANSDSSERIEVEFSRPVGELSFTLGNLETNEIGDADEAGTWELLDAAGNIIGFGNISPFSGIDEGNSTYRFETNENSAIAKLVLKATNYINDGGQVSFGNNSDFSLISIDYVIYDECDTGSSVSQVTASTVEENEAPLLVRPTIYPTVFENTLSVKFPSTTSTNKFSMTIYDITGVMVYQDKNLENNEKPIDVSKLKSGIHFVNVNVLGTTFSYKLVKE; this comes from the coding sequence ATGAAGAATTTTACACTATCGATTATTTTTATTTTATTTCTGCCCATAAGTTTTCTTTCGGCGCAACAGGTCTTAAGATTGGATGCCAATTCCAGTTATATCAAAGGTGATGGTTCAGGTAACCAGGCCTGGGGTCCTGACATCACCATGAATGCCTTGAAAATCGACGGAACACCGGGGAAGTTGGCCTTTGAAACACAATTTGAAGATGACGGCTTTGGGGTTGCGGGGGGTAGATGGTTACAAATTGATTACTATAGAGTCTATCAAGACCAAGAAGTAAATGCAAGCGAAAAATTAATTATCGAATTTAGAGAACCTGTTACGGACGTAATATTGCAAGTGGGGCAATTGGATCCCAACGAGGGGTACTTGCGCAGCCCCAACAATAATTGTAGAGATCGTGAAGGTCGCACCAAAATAGATGAATCCGGTATGTATACCGCTTATAACGGTAACAATGAGATAATTGGTTCGGACTTGTTGGTACCTGATAATTCTATCGGAGGAAAAATACCTGGTTCCGCAGGTGGTTTTAATTTTGAAATCAAGAGTTCGAACGACCAGCCTATAAAGAAAATAGTTCTCGAAGCTACGCAGTGGGGCGGGGATAATGAGCTTGTCTGTTTAAAATATGTAAACTCATACAGAGATCAAAAAACAAATGATAGTGGTAACACCGAGAACAATTCTGATTTCAACGTAAGTGCGATAACCTACACAAAAGTCGATAACAATGGTCTGGAAGAGGTTTCTATAAACCAAGACGCTGTTATAGTCTCCAAAGCAAATCCAGGAGTTGTCCTTCAAGTGGACGATGCGGACAATAGAACAAGTGTCTTGGCAGAAGTTTGTTCTAATCAGGGTACCGTGTGGACAATCAGTGATCGTGGTAACGGGTACCATAAAATAATGAACGATTTTGCTAATAAGGCTATGGAAGCCTGGGCCCGTAATCCGGAAAATGGGGATGATGTTACTATATATTCATCAAACAATAAGAACTGGCAACAATGGGAAATTATAAATGTGGGCGATGGATATTTTAAAATTAAAGGTAGATATAACAACAGATTTATTACTTTAAACAATACCAACGTTACGGTTCAGGATTCGAACAATCAGGACAATCAATTGTGGCAGCTCATAGAACCGTCAGAATTTGAATGTAATGCAACTCAGGAGAACAGTGCGCCCGTAGCTGTTGATGATGGAGCTTTTTTTGGCAACCCGGATTTTACGGTTTCCGTAGGCCAGACCGTTACAGTACCATTCTCAGAGCTACTTGCAAACGATTCCGATCCTGATGGCGATGTACTTACCATAGAGGCCATAGAAACTATTAGAGGGGGTTTTCCTAGGATTGTGGGGAATTCTGTTGAATTTACAGGTATAAGTGAAGGAGTAGGAGCTCTCTTCGGCTATTCCATAAATGACGGTAATGGAAATACAGCTTTTGCAACGGTAGCATTTCAGGTAACGGAAGGAATATCCCTTGGAAGCGAAAGTCTATCCGGCAATGATTTGAACATATCTCTTGGGACCGGCCCTATACAATGGGGGGATTGTACGGATATATCGGCCATTACAATAAATGGTGGGCCGGGAGAGCTGAACCTCGACAATGGAAGAATCGGTGTAAGGAACGGGAGGTTTGATAAGCAATTGGATTACGATGCAAACAGTGACAGTTCAGAACGTATAGAAGTTGAATTCAGTCGCCCTGTCGGTGAACTTTCTTTTACTTTGGGAAATTTGGAAACAAATGAAATCGGGGATGCCGATGAAGCCGGTACCTGGGAATTGCTGGATGCGGCAGGCAATATCATCGGCTTTGGGAATATTTCGCCTTTTTCTGGAATTGATGAAGGAAATAGCACTTATCGTTTCGAAACAAATGAAAATTCTGCGATTGCCAAACTTGTTCTGAAAGCTACAAATTATATAAATGATGGCGGACAGGTAAGTTTTGGCAATAATTCTGATTTTTCACTGATTTCCATAGATTATGTAATCTATGATGAATGTGATACTGGATCTTCCGTATCCCAAGTGACAGCATCCACTGTGGAAGAAAACGAGGCACCATTATTAGTAAGGCCAACTATATATCCTACAGTTTTTGAAAATACGCTCTCGGTCAAATTCCCATCTACAACAAGCACTAACAAATTTTCAATGACTATTTATGATATTACTGGGGTTATGGTATATCAGGATAAAAATTTGGAGAACAACGAAAAACCAATTGATGTAAGTAAACTGAAATCAGGTATTCATTTTGTGAATGTAAATGTTTTGGGAACTACTTTTTCTTATAAATTAGTAAAGGAGTAA
- a CDS encoding BfmA/BtgA family mobilization protein yields MDKGYEKERFRTVGIKSSVLKKFKSFSKRQGKSLSMTMLAMVEFFEHNGISPDERMHETIASLKHLIKRRFNAMVAIMRSIEKEQTLPTVSMIQALFEQELESEGEEWEGDFDFIEQQLTETKQPEEHEPWDMEITVPKIRYDRLEEQMEALKKDFTYVLNQVSVVKNRFGKDHLKLDLNSGAIEKYRTKLKNL; encoded by the coding sequence ATGGATAAGGGATACGAAAAGGAACGATTTCGGACAGTGGGTATCAAAAGCTCAGTGCTCAAGAAGTTCAAAAGCTTTTCAAAACGTCAGGGAAAGTCACTGTCCATGACGATGCTTGCTATGGTGGAGTTCTTTGAACATAATGGGATTTCACCAGATGAGCGGATGCACGAGACCATTGCCAGCCTTAAACATTTGATTAAACGCCGTTTCAACGCCATGGTCGCCATCATGCGGAGTATCGAAAAGGAGCAGACATTGCCCACGGTCAGCATGATACAGGCCCTATTTGAACAGGAACTGGAGTCCGAAGGGGAGGAATGGGAAGGGGACTTTGATTTTATCGAGCAACAGTTGACGGAGACCAAACAACCCGAGGAACACGAACCATGGGACATGGAAATTACCGTCCCCAAGATCCGGTATGACCGATTGGAAGAGCAAATGGAAGCCTTGAAGAAGGATTTTACATATGTCCTGAACCAAGTGTCCGTTGTGAAGAACCGATTTGGAAAAGACCACCTCAAGTTGGACCTAAACTCTGGGGCCATTGAAAAATACCGTACAAAACTCAAAAACCTATAG
- the mobB gene encoding MobB family relaxase → MYIAITRQQLGDNFRGSVQDFVNYLEKENEGKSMDGQELYFNQEENNIDAERVIAEIDANTAKLGKRDPKFYSLVISPSQRELKHIGDNPEKLKHYARKLMKAYAASFYRDREVTVKDILYFAKLERERTFSERDREVRENQPFATQILELKHQIRDMERVEGQGNIKRLQDKVQVLERDAPHQQNGKRIVPGMAKEGHQSHIHIIVSRKDVTNAHSLSPGSKFKTSETILNGKREKQGFDRDQFFRAAEKTFDKHFGYRRNFVETYHARNLLDKDPKRFFALLLGLPTSEKQVARQLLFKAGVRVPTIPGNKVQLAYKALMQLKRGIGKAMESGTIGI, encoded by the coding sequence ATGTACATCGCTATAACACGACAACAATTGGGGGACAATTTTCGGGGAAGTGTCCAGGACTTTGTCAACTACCTGGAAAAGGAAAATGAAGGCAAATCCATGGATGGGCAAGAGCTGTACTTCAATCAAGAGGAAAACAATATTGATGCCGAAAGGGTCATAGCCGAGATCGATGCCAACACTGCTAAGCTTGGGAAACGGGACCCCAAGTTCTATTCCTTGGTTATCAGTCCCTCGCAAAGGGAACTCAAACATATCGGAGACAATCCGGAGAAATTGAAACACTATGCCCGGAAACTCATGAAAGCCTATGCAGCATCCTTTTATCGGGACAGGGAGGTGACCGTCAAGGATATATTGTATTTCGCCAAGTTGGAGCGGGAACGGACTTTTTCCGAACGGGACCGTGAGGTGCGAGAGAACCAGCCCTTTGCCACCCAAATTTTGGAACTCAAACACCAGATCAGGGATATGGAGCGTGTGGAAGGGCAAGGAAATATCAAACGGCTTCAGGACAAGGTACAGGTATTGGAAAGAGATGCGCCCCACCAACAAAACGGAAAACGTATCGTACCCGGAATGGCAAAGGAAGGCCACCAGAGCCATATACATATTATTGTCAGCCGTAAGGATGTGACCAATGCCCATAGCCTTTCCCCGGGATCCAAGTTCAAGACCTCTGAGACCATCCTCAATGGGAAAAGGGAAAAGCAGGGATTTGATCGGGATCAATTCTTTCGGGCCGCCGAAAAGACCTTTGACAAGCATTTTGGATACCGCAGGAACTTTGTGGAGACCTATCATGCCCGTAACCTCTTGGACAAAGATCCCAAACGCTTTTTTGCCCTGTTGTTGGGCCTTCCGACCAGTGAGAAGCAGGTGGCGCGCCAATTGCTCTTCAAGGCAGGGGTACGTGTACCCACCATCCCTGGCAATAAGGTACAGTTGGCCTATAAAGCCCTGATGCAATTAAAAAGAGGTATCGGAAAGGCCATGGAATCAGGAACGATAGGGATTTAA